One Oryctolagus cuniculus chromosome 7, mOryCun1.1, whole genome shotgun sequence genomic window, GGAGCTTTGAATAGTGTTTATTCTCAGGCCCCGGGGCACCTCCCTTCAGCAGTCAGGTCATGTCCCACACAGTGGACTTTTCCTTTGAAAGTGCAAGTTTCTCTGTGGACACACTgtgacctgtgtgtgtgcattgctCCAGGGGATGAGCTGAGTCCCtttcagactctctctctctctctctctttatagaGTAAATGCTTGGTGAATTTTACTactgctgttttttttaaaagatttatttatgtatttgaaaggtagaattacagagaaagggaaggaaagagagagatcttccatctgctggtttactccccaaatggctgggatggccaggccgaagccaggagccaggagcttcccctgggtctcccacgtgggtgcagaggcccagggacttgggtcaccAGGTGCACtcgcagggagctgtattggaagtggagcagccgggactcggctGCTCCCAGGGCCCTGTGTAGGAGGAAAGCACAGTGACAGGCCATCTCCCTTCCCAGTGAGTGGCGCTGGAGGGAGCCGCAGGGCTAAGCCCTGATGCGGTGCCTGGGGCGCAGTGAGCCTTCTGAGCCGGCAGTGCAGGGATGTCTTGCTGTTTTCCAAGTAAAGGAAGACAAATACTGACTCATCTGGAAGGCTGAGCAGCCGTCGTTACCATGAGCCCTGGGCCTCGGAAGGCACGTGGACAGTGAAGCATGAGGCTCTGGAACTTGGtacggggcggcggcggggggtgggtggggggcattggttccaggaccccatGGGAACCCAAATCCATGGATGCCCACGTCCCTCATAGAAAAGGCAGTGTTTGCCTATCGCCTATGCAATCCTCTCACACACTTTAAGTCACCTCTGGGTTACTAGCAACGTCTAATGTGATGTAAACAATATATGAATAGTTCTTACACTGTACTGTTTAGGGAGCAATGACAGGAACAACAAACATGTCCAGTACAGACGGCATTTCAAGAGTATCTTCAGTCTGCAGTTGTCTGAATCCACGCCTGGGGACACAGGGCTGGTACAGAAGACCTCAGTATCACACTCTTACCAGTTGCTGGAAGTCTTGAACTAATCTTCAACCTCatcttttggaattttttttaaaaaaaattttaatgtttcttttcatctacttgaaaatcagagagagggtgaagagagaaagagaaagagagatggggccggcgccgtggctcactaggttaatactccacctgtggtgccggcaccccatatgggcactgggttctagttccggttggggcgccggagtctgtcccggttgctcctcttccagtccagctctctgctgtggcccgggagtgcagtggaggatggcccaagtgcttgggcacctgcacccacatgggagaccaggaggaggcacctggctcctggcttcggatcagcgtagcgccggccgtagtggccatttggggggtgaaccaatggaaggaagacctttctctctgtctctcactaactctatctgtcaaataaatttttttttaaatttttttttttttgacaggcagagtggacagtgagagagagagagacagagagaaaggtcttccttttgctgttggttcaccctccaatggccgccgcggccggtgtgctgcggccggcgcaccgcgctgatccgatggcaggagccaggagccaggtgcttttcctggtctcccatggggtgcagggcccaagcacctgggccatcctccactgcactcccgggccacagcagagagctggcctggaagaggggcaaccgggacagaatccggcgccccaaccgggactagaactcggtgtgccggcgccgctaggcggaggattagcctagtgagccgcggcgccggcctgtcaaataaatttaaaaaaaaaaggaaagagagagagattgatctttcctttgctgatccactccccagatgcctgcacatagctgacctgggctgggccaggctgaagctgggtcaGGAACCCAGACCCGTGAGCCATCAACTGTTGCTTGTCAGGGTGTTgtcagggtgtgcaccagcagagagTTGGCATCCGCAGAGCTAcggcttgaactcaggcactctgacaggagcTGCAGGCCTCCCAGATGGTGCCTTAACCCCTGGGTCAAACACCTACCCCTAAAGTTCTtcttttcttaattccatttttctgtgagcttttttgTAGGAACCTCTTGACCTTGATAATGCCCAAAATGACCTTTTGACTCCCCAAGATTTGTTGTCTGCTAAAATACCCCTCCCCCCTGCTGTGCCCTCCTGGGGACAGGGCCCCTGGGGCTGCTGAGGTGTGGTCCTCTTCTTGGTGGGTCCTTCCCAGCCACCTCCCTGGGTACAAGTGCCAGTTGTCAAGGCTCTGATCCGGAGGGGTTTTCCTGAAAGTCTTTGCCAGGAACAATTTAATTATTAAGTAAGGTCGTAGTGCCGACTCTGGCCGCATGTTTAGGTGAGCGTTTAAGGAGGTGCGGTTTCCAGCAGAAGCAGTTACTGAGGGCTACAGGTGGACTGAGTGCATTAGAGAACCTCACGCGAATCTCTCGGGCCAGGGCTGGTTCATATATTGCTGCATTTACTGGGTCCCTAATCTGTGCTAAGATTAGTCCTAGGAGGTTTAATCTTTGCAGCAATCTATGAAGTAGATAATATTGTGATTCCCATGGGGCAACTGAGGATCGGAGAAGCTGAGTCACttgtctaaggtcacacagctgatgTTACAGCATCGGGAGCCAAGCTTGCTTCTCTGAATCTGAAGTCATGGGCCTCCATCACATCTGCTTTCGCTTTTATTCCTAGCTTCCCTAGGGGTCAGAACCAGCCACCCTGGCCTGACATCCATTAACCAGGTCCTGggcgcctggcccctccctgccttcGCCCTTGCCTTGCGGCGCAAGTCACGGCATTTCAGCCGTCCTCGGTCTCCCCGCACATCTCCTGCAGAGGTTGATGGTgagcttctcttctctctgcagcCAAGGCCTGGCTAGAAGAGCACGGGGCTTTCTACCAATGTGGGAGTGATAAAGGGAGCAAGGACAGAGGCGTGGGAGGCTGCCTTCAGCCCCGCCCTCTGATGACATCACACAAGACACCCCCAGTCCCTGGAAGCCCCGCCCCGGTGCCCCTTACCTGTGGAAGTGCCACCTGGTGCTTGGCATCCGGCACATTTGCCTCGTCCCACAGCAGGCCATCGGCCCCCAGGCTTGAGAGAAGCTCCAGGTACCCAGCGCCACTGAGGGGCTTGGAGGGGGCCGTGGggctggacagggctgggcagccAGGAAGGGCAGGGCCTCGCGGCATGGCGGGCCCCACTGGCACCTCCGGATACCCACCCGCATCCCTGCCCTTGTGCCTTCCTTTCCCCTGGACTCATGGTCCCTTTGCCCAGTTAGGAGACGGGAATGAATTCTGAGGGCAGACCTGTTTGGATGGCCTGGGGCCCCTGTCTAAAGGAAACGGGccagcaggacctctgtcctcctGGTCTGTTCCTCCGGGTGGTGTTGCTAGGGCCCCCCATGCGGCGGGGAGGGAGGCTGTGAGTGTGCGCTGGCACACCTGGGAGCCGGCACTGCCCAGATGCAGAGACCGTGGGCCCCAGGTGCGTCGGTTACTCGCAGCCTGCGGGAAAGCACCTGGGCCTGCCTGAGACTGGTGATTCCCAGAGTCGTTCTGTGGGACGCATACGGCGTGACTGGGACCAGGACGGTGGCAGAGAGGGCTCGGGGTGTCTGCTCTGTGGCCAGAGAGCTGGGCCCAAGCCCGGGCTCTACCACagactcttcctctttctccatgaCCTCAGATAAggagtgatttttaattttcatatttatttctttttaaggtttattttgaaagagttgcagagggacagggagagacagatctcccatctattgATTTACTCCTTAGATCattgcaatggccagcgctgggccaggctgaaaccaggagtcaggatcttcattcggatctcccacgtgggtacagcggcccaagcacttggaccatcttccggtgcctttcctagaccattagcagggagctggaccagaagtggagcagctgggatgtgaaccggtgcccatatgggatgctggcgtcacaggtggcagctttacctgctacgccacaacgctggtccctggataagggttcttttttttttaattttttttattttaatttttttttttttttggcaggcagagtggacactgagaaggagagacagagagaaaggtcttcctttgccgttggttcaccctccaatggccgccgtggccggcacgctgcggccagcgcaccgcgctgatccgatggcaggagccaggtacttctcctggtctcccatggggtgcagggcccaaggacttgggccatcctccactgcactccctggccacagcagagagctggcctggaagaggggcaaccgggacagaatccaacgccccgaccaggattagaacccggtgtgccggcgccgctaggtggaggtttagcctagtgagccggggcgctggcctGGATAAGGGTTCTTAACCTTCCTGAATATCACCATCCACAGCAATGGAATGGACATTGTAATCCCCACCTCCCAGGCAGGTTAGGAGAGTGAATTACAGCGCGACAGTGAAGAGCTTCTTATGTCCCCACTGGCTTTATCATCGTTACTGGGACAGGAATCCGTGTTGGCGGGAGTGAGGCAAACGCAGCTACACAGAGCTAGGCGGGGCCGGCGTTGGCCTGGTGGGTAGGGTGCCGATTAAGATTCCCGCataccacatcagagttcctggcaTCCAcctccggctccagcttcctactgttgTGGACCCTgcggcagtggtgatggctcaagtgtttgggttcctgtcacccaggtgggagacctggattgagttcccagctcctggctcctggctcctgccctgacCTGGACGGTTGTAGGCACCGGGGAGTAAGTGAGAAGGGagctccctctctaactctgtgtgtgtgtgtgtgtgtctacctctcagATACATTTTTTTATAAAAGCTGGCAGGCTTTTTTGctgcaggacttctcagagcctttcCTGTGCTGTTAATCCTTGGGAGGTTCCAAGAGTGGCATACGGAGCACAGAAACTGGACTTAGAGTCCTGGACAGGGCCAGCAACCTTCCTCGTTCTCTTTGGTCTTTTCCCGTGGTGGGACAGAAATCCTGCTGGCACCCCGCTCTAGGCAAGGGGTCTGGTCTCCACAGGAGACAAGGGGCTGCCCTggatgcttctggggtcttttccaagttgAGAGGACAAAGTTGCCACCAGGAGTGGAGGCCAGAGTGCCAAGGCAGGAGACCAGTTTCCTGGGGAGAGGAGGATCTCCAGCGCTGGCAGGCCAGGGGGTGCACGCAGAGCCCCCGTTAATGAGTTCACTCACGAGCAAGGTCTGCTTCCTAAAGCTGCCTGCTGTCAGGCTCTCTGGGAACAGGCAGGAGCTGAGTCCCGGCCTCGCCTGTGTGCAGTGCTATGTGACTGACTGAACTCCTGCGTCACGCCAGGCCAGGAAGAGCCAAGAACCAGCGCTGACCCCAGGGCGCTGGTGCAGGAGGAGCTTCGGGATGCGCCCGGGCCGTGGAGGGCTGGGCTTGCCGCTGCCTTGGCACAGTGAGCGCCTGCACTTACGCTGTGTGTGGACTGTTTGTGTGGCTTGGGGGCGATcacggtgctgcagatggcagagaACTTGAGTGCTTGGTCCTGCCCGAGTCTCTGCTTCCTGCGGGGCCGGGAGCCAAGGCAGTGGCAGGAGCTATCTGGTGGACGAGGGATAATATGCTTGTTGAAGGGAATTGATTTGGCAGTGCGGGAGTTGTCTGGAAGGATTTTCGATAAATATTTGAGTTAATGAATGACACAGAAGAGGAAGATAAGGCTGAGGCAAGCGGCTGGTATCAGATGCAACAGTGTGTCATTCTGAAATGACTAATAGCACTGACCACGAGATTTTGCAAAGGGCCATTTAGGGTGAGTGCTGGGGAGTGCAGGGTTCACAGTGAGTCCCTGTGACTTCCTGGCAGCGTAGAGGGGCAAGGTACTTAATGtccccgtgcctcagtttccttatctggaaAATGGGAATCTTGATAGTATCTACCTCACAAGGCTGGCTTCAAAGCTCCAAAGAGTCAGTTATCCACAGAGTGCTTaatacagtgcctggcacatagcgaGTGCTGGGTCAGCATCTGCTGCGGCTTATTTCTCTCCTGTAGCCTCCGGCAGACCATGGCGTCCCCAAGGGCAGGGATCAGGTCCTCTTCTGCTCCATCCACCCTTGGATCTAGCATAGGCTGTGAGGCAGAGAAGGGCTTGGTaagtgtttgctgaatgaatgaatgaatgaatgtgttttAAAGGCTAAACTGTGTAATCCATTGTAGATCAGGGAAAAGGGGGATGCTGGAAACTTAAACTTTGATTTCAGTGCAGACAAGGGACGCTGGCTCAGAGCGTGACACTGTTAGGGTTAGGTGGGAAATGGGGGTGCATGCTGGTCCTGAGGTGGGGTTAGATGGGATGTGTTTGGAACAAGCAACCATGGGCAGTGGTGGGGAGGGCCTGGAGGTGGGGGAACTTGAGAGTCGGGGTGAGGCTGAACAAAGGGGCTGGTTTTATAGGCTTTGTTATCATTGGGGACTTGCAGGGAAAAAGTAGCTTTTTGAGTTGGGCCTTGAAGAGTAGGAAGTGTGGTCAGAACACTGCTCTTCTTTCATTCAGCAGACGCTGAGCGTCAGCTACGTGCTAAGCACCACGGGGTCGCAGAATAATGAGACAAGTTGCCTGCCCTCAATGAAAAGCGTCATATGGGTCAGAGCGGCAGGCACTCGAATACAGGGATCATCGCAGGAGGTCCCGGGAGCTGAGGAAAGTCTCGGAGAAGGAATGGGCTTTGAGGGATGAGTAGGAGTTTGTCAAGTATgcagggtgaggcagagagagcagcttATGCGAAGCTGCAGACACAGGAGTCTGGTGGGGCTGTGACGGGGTTTAGGGCATTGCGGCTGAGCAACGAGGCTAGAGACGGAGGCAGGGAGCCACTCTTGCAGAGTCCCGGAGGCCGGAGGGAGGCCTTGGCCACCCTGAAGGGGCTATAGGCGGGGACATCCGGTCTCTTAGCAAGGTCATCACTGCCACCAGCTGAACACCGATGGCGGCACAGACACGGGGGCTGAGAGCGCCCGCCTCCATCTCGTGTGTTCGGCCTGGCCACATCTGTCCTTCAGCAGAGAAAGCAGCTGGGGCTGCtttgtggagccaggactggagagGACATGATGGAGGCAGGGAGCCTTGTTATGTCATGCACCTGCTACGTGACTGAGCACCTACTGCGTGCCAGGTAGTAGATCCCACTCAGCACGTGGGACCCGTCGGGAACAAAACCACGATCCTTGCTTTCAGGCGCAAAGCTGAGCTCCTCCATGGGGTGAATCTGCCCCTGCTCAGACCCCGCGGACGTGTGAGGGTGTGGGAGGAAGGGGTGAGACCTGGGCACTGGGTAATGAGGGCACTCGGtccctgactttggtctggcctctctcccagctccctgcccaggcccacgGCCATGGCGATGGCGGTGGCCCAGAAGTTCAGCCACTTCCTGTACAGTCTGCGCCAGGTCGCCCAGGAGTCTCCACAGCCAGAGCGTGTCTTCACGGTGGACCGAGCCGAGGTGCCGCCCCTCTTCTGGAAGCCGTACATCTATGTGGGCTACCGGCCACTGCATCAGACCTGGCGCTTCTACTTCCGCACGCTCTTCCAGCAGCACAACGAGGCTGTGAACGTGTGGACCCACCTGCTGGCggccctggtgctgctgctgcggctggccGTCTTCATGGGGACCGTGGACTTCCGAGGGGACCCGCACGCCCTGCCCCTCTTCATCATCGTCATCGCCTCCTTCACCTACCTCTCCTTCAGTGCCCTGGCTCACCTCCTGCAGGCCAAGTCCGAGTTCTGGCATTACAGTTTCTTCTTCCTGGACTACGTGGGTGTGGCCGTGTACCAGTTCGGCAGTGCCCTGGCGCACTTCTATTATGCCATCGAGCCCTCCTGGCACTCGCAGGTGCAGGCCATGTTCCTGCCCACAGCTGCCTTCCTTGCCTGGCTTTCCTGTATGGGCTCCTGCTACAACAAGTACATCCAGAAGGGGGGCCTGCTGGGCCGCACGTGCCAGGAGGTGCCCTCCATGCTGGCCTACGCCCTGGACATCAGCCCTGTGGTACACCGCATCTTGGTGACCCCTGACCCTGCCGCAGACGACCCCGCCCTGCTCTACCACAAGTGCCAGGTGGTGTTTTTTCTGCTGGCTGCTGCTTTCTTCTCTACCGTCATGCCCGAGCGCTGGTTCCCCGGGAGCTGCCACGTCTTCGGGCAGGGCCACCAACTCTTCCACGTCTTCTTGGTGCTGTGCACGCTGGCTCAGCTGGAGGCCGTGACGCTGGACTATGAGGCCCGGCGGCCCATCTATGAGCCTCTGCACACCCACTGGCCCCACAACTTCTCTGGCCTCTTCCTGCTCACCGTGGGCAGCAGTGTCCTCACGGCGTTCTTCCTGAGCCAGCTCGTGCGGCGCAAACTCGAGCAGAAGACCAAGTGAGGGGGAGGCAgctggcagggagggaggtgtaGTGGGGGAACAAGGCCTGGTAAAGTTGGTTGTGTCTGGCCCGCGGTGACTCCCTGCGCACTCAACGCCAAGGGTGGCACTAGCCAGTGCTTGGATTTGGGGACTGGCTCAGAGCTGCTTGGGTCCACTGCTGGACCCGCCTCAGCTCCCTGTcctgggagagggacagagatgaaGGTTTGGGCCATCCTGACGCGCCCCTTTACTGCCTCTCTCTAGGGGTGAATTTGGGGCTCCCGGATTATTTGGGTGAGAGGTGAAACTTGGATCACAGTCAGATTTGagctgagaggcaggagaggCCTCAGCAGCCCACCTCTATCCAGATGTCATTGGTGGATGGGGAAGAGGCAGGCCCAAACTTGGTGTGGAATCTTACTGTCCCTTGAACCGTAGTTCGCGAGGTGCTGGCGCTCCGGAGAGCCCCCAGAAGTAGAAGATCGTGCCAGATGCACATCGACCCCACTTGGGACCCCCTACTCCTCCAGTCACTGCCCCAGTGAGCCCCAGATCTCCTCGCTCTGGCCTCCTTGTCCCGTGCAGCCTGTTCCCAGCTTCTCTCCTGGTTTCCTGGCTCACGATTCCGTTATCTACTCAGTGTTTCCTGAGACAGAGGCAGGCTACCCAGCTGGGCCCCGTGGATTGATGCAGGATGGTGAAGAGCCCTGGGGAGGGAACAGTCAGCTTTCCCGAGGCCCTGAGGCTCTCGGGCTGGGGAGGGTAAACAGGAGCTTGCTCAGAACAGGATGGACATTATAGGCAGACGGGAAGAacctgtgcaaaggcccagaggtgcagagggaagagttaggggagcTGAGCTAGTGGTGGCCTGCACTCTGACAGGTCCTGGATGCAATAAAGTGACTGTAACTACAGctgcctctctgctttctgtctctggtcCCAGGGGGTGGGCCCTGTTCGCAGTGTCGGGGAGAGGTTTTCCTGAGGAAGCTGGGGCCCCTGGGGGTGGTGCGATGGAGGGGGGAGCAGTTCCTGTTTTATATTTGCCTGGATAGGGTTACGACTTTCTGTATTTTATAGATACACatgtatgcatttatatatatttaatacacatactacacacatataaaatatgtaacatgAAGCTTTTTGGCAAGGGAGTGGGGGCATTTTattactaaataaattttaaagtagttaaAGGAATGTGTCTAACATATAAACCCACCTTATAATTTAACAAAGGAGGACTTTATATATtgactttataattttatttatttttgaaaggcagaaacagggaCAGGGAAACAGATGGAGAACAATCTCcgatctactggttcatgccacaaatgcccaccacagctggggctgggccaggctaaagccaggagcccagaactcaatcctggtctcccacgaaggtggcagggacctaagtacttgagccatcacctgccacctcctagggtgcaaattagcaggaaactggaatcgtgAGTGGGGCTGGACTCAAACGGAGGCAGTGCAGTATGGGATGAGGATGTCCTCAGCGGTGACTCAATCAcacgccaaatgcctgccccttatgTTACCTTTTACATTGCTGCTTTCTTCCATAGCACATACTAATATATGTATGAGGCATCAAGGAAAATTAGGAAGCAAAAAAAgcctcaaatgaattaaaaaaaaatcacttcactGCTATAATATTCTGGGGCATCTTATACTATAAAACATACAATACATATTACTAAGGTCATTGAAAGCTAATGGAAAGTGTGTATTGTTTAAAACTGCGtggttttggccggcgccgtggctcaataggctaatcctctgcctgcggcgccggcccactgggttctagtcccggtcggggcgccggattctgtcccggttgcccctcttccaggccagctctctgctgtggccggggagtgtagtggaggatggcccaagtccttgggccctgcaccccatgggagaccaggagaagcacctgtctcctgccatcggatcagcgcagtgcgccggccgcggtggccattggagggtgaaccaacggcaaaaggaagacttttctctgtctctctcactgtccactctgcctgtcaaaaacaaacaaacaaaacaaaacaaaacaaaaaaaacactgtgtggttttaaaaatatatttttaatgtggcatttatcttatttatttatttatttttacaggaaaagttagacagtgagagagagacagagagaaaggtcttccatccgttggttcaccccctaaatggctgctatggctggcgcgctgcgccgatccgaagccaggatccaggtgtttccttctggtctcccatgtgggtgcagggcccaaggacttgggccatcctccactgccttccccgggccacagcagagagctggactggaagaggggcaaccgggacagaatccggcgccccaaccgggactagaacccggggtgccggcgccgcaggcggaggattagcctagtgagccgcggcacaggcctttttttttttttttttttaaaggcagagttagagagagacagaagctcttccatatgctggttcactcaagtggccacaacagccactgctgggcgggccatgcagaagccaggagcctgaaactccctgGATTTCCCAcactggggcccaggcacttgggccaccgtctgctgcttgcccaggtgcattagcggggaggtGGATGGATGGAGCAGCTAGAGGTTGTGCTcatagggatgccagcgccacccactgtgccacaacgctggccccagccttttttgggagagacacagagagcgagctcccatcagctggtccattccccagaccAGGAGCTGCAAACCACACACTGGTGGCAGGTACTCAGCCACCTGCCGTCAACCCTGCCTCACAGGTgctcattagcgggaagctggagtcgggagccagagcagggaataCAAGCAGGGAACCCGTCTTAACCGGtgagcccagtgcctgccccgaCGTCAGACTCTTCGTGCACCAAAgtgaacatcttttaattacattttccatgatctttctgaagtgccctcgcATACAACTGTttataataaacaataaatattccACTATGGAGACCGCAGGTGGCAGGACGCAGACTTTGTGCTTCTCCAAGAGGCTTTCGGAATTCACAAAGTTCTCACTTGGTCCTCTTTCAAATCTAAGGTCGCGCCGTCCCAGTGCTTCCAACACCCTCCTCCGTGCAGTTCCAGCGTTTGCTTTTTGACGAAGGAAGCAATCCACACCCTCGACAACCACTGAGGGTCGTGTGGAAGACCCCACGGCCGGCCTGCGCCCGCGCTCCTCCGCTTCCTCTGGCGAGGACTGAGCCGCGGGGTAGTTACAGTTAGAACAAATGCAGTTCGGCGAAAAGGAAACTGTATGGGTACGTCTTCAGCTAACAGCTTCCGCAACACGCGGCTGACAAGACACGGTAACGCGCCCCCAGGGCCCGCGACGGTCGGCGCGGTGGGCGGGGCCTAGGGGAAGGGGCGGGCCTGACGCAGGAACGCGGcgccgccgggggcggggcctgcgtcCGGAGAGGCCGGGGCGTAGCCCCGCCCCCAGCGTTGGCGCGAGATCCGAATGCTGCCGGGGGCGGTCCCGGGCCGGCCCAGAGGCGTCCGGAGTCCGCGCCTTTGTGGCTTGGCGCGGGGTCTTTTCGGTGGCCATGAGGCGGAGAGGCCCAGAGCAGGAGGCCTGCGGCGTGTGGCTGGACGCGGCGGCTCTGAAGAGGCGGAAAGTGCAGGTGGGACGTTGGGGCGAGGGTCGGGGCCTGGCGGAGGCGAAAGGGCGGAGGAGTTTGGGAGGACGTGGAGGTGGTCCAGGGGAAGTGAGGGCAGAGACAGGGCCAGCTTTGGGGAGTCAGTGGCGAGAGGGATTGAGGAAGGCTGAAGAGGTGGGTTGGGGaggagtggagaggagcagggtgGAAGGGAGCAGGGGCTGCGGCGAGGCCGGGCAGGGTGTCCAGCtgtggggagaggggaaaggcagTTTGCTCTCTCGGGAGCTCAGGCACTGGGAGACGGGTGCACACTGGGAAATTCCCTCCCCGAGGGTCTCTGCCCCAAACCTGCCAGGTGGCAGGCCTTACTTGCCCAGATCCAGTGACTTTGAGGGGGGAGGGGATCGCGCCCGGTCTGTCCCTAACCAGGGCGCTCTGTGAGCATTATGAAGAAGCACACGTGTGGGCAGTTACTGGTTTGTGTTTACGGAGCGTTTTGTGCTGGCCACTGTGCTAAGCATTTTCCATGTGTTTATCTTGTTTTGTGCGACTCTGTCAGATAATCCCGGGGTATGAAACACCGAGGCTTAAAACAGACACAAGGG contains:
- the PAQR7 gene encoding membrane progestin receptor alpha isoform X1 — its product is MTSHKTPPVPGSPAPVPLTCGSATWCLASGTFASSHSRPSAPRLERSSSSLPRPTAMAMAVAQKFSHFLYSLRQVAQESPQPERVFTVDRAEVPPLFWKPYIYVGYRPLHQTWRFYFRTLFQQHNEAVNVWTHLLAALVLLLRLAVFMGTVDFRGDPHALPLFIIVIASFTYLSFSALAHLLQAKSEFWHYSFFFLDYVGVAVYQFGSALAHFYYAIEPSWHSQVQAMFLPTAAFLAWLSCMGSCYNKYIQKGGLLGRTCQEVPSMLAYALDISPVVHRILVTPDPAADDPALLYHKCQVVFFLLAAAFFSTVMPERWFPGSCHVFGQGHQLFHVFLVLCTLAQLEAVTLDYEARRPIYEPLHTHWPHNFSGLFLLTVGSSVLTAFFLSQLVRRKLEQKTK
- the PAQR7 gene encoding membrane progestin receptor alpha isoform X2 — translated: MAMAVAQKFSHFLYSLRQVAQESPQPERVFTVDRAEVPPLFWKPYIYVGYRPLHQTWRFYFRTLFQQHNEAVNVWTHLLAALVLLLRLAVFMGTVDFRGDPHALPLFIIVIASFTYLSFSALAHLLQAKSEFWHYSFFFLDYVGVAVYQFGSALAHFYYAIEPSWHSQVQAMFLPTAAFLAWLSCMGSCYNKYIQKGGLLGRTCQEVPSMLAYALDISPVVHRILVTPDPAADDPALLYHKCQVVFFLLAAAFFSTVMPERWFPGSCHVFGQGHQLFHVFLVLCTLAQLEAVTLDYEARRPIYEPLHTHWPHNFSGLFLLTVGSSVLTAFFLSQLVRRKLEQKTK